From the genome of Aegilops tauschii subsp. strangulata cultivar AL8/78 unplaced genomic scaffold, Aet v6.0 ptg000844l_obj, whole genome shotgun sequence, one region includes:
- the LOC141034899 gene encoding LEAF RUST 10 DISEASE-RESISTANCEUS RECEPTOR-LIKE PROTEIN KINASE-like 2.3, which translates to MMLPGHALCRAEQGLFEDAPRKLLFNFLVVILALEFINKADLIAKTSALKADTHTPIMSASQEWSSVRPMVSQTKVVTSIAMSQHRQKKPYSSPSALSSVHSPISAPSYSSISGASELSFDSLDLFDPSMQHNRRSAEEVPAHVDADLPDAASNTSTAPSGVVQPPLSPYDGCCAPNMVQRRGSENCHCVYPVRVVLFLHNVSLNSNWSNEFLEELASHLNLRVTQFEIVNFYVVGTSGLNMTMDIAPHTGNSFSSEQVTAMNYSLSLHTIRINPVLIGDYNLLDLVWFRPLAPAPDAIAGSSSVLMLLFAFWLGYRKYGSKRKSKERAKIESILQKNGTVHLKRYTYAQVKRITRSFAEKLGQGGFGAVYRGDLFDGRQIAVKILKDYKTDGEDFINEVASISRTSHVNVLNLLGFCLEGSKRALIYDYMPNGSLEKYAFKDGSKGGNTLGWEKLFDIAVGIARGLEYLHRGCNTRMVHFDIKPHNILLDQNFCPKISDFGLAKQCLNKESVISIGGARGTIGYIAPEIYSKQFGTVSTKSDGYSYGMMVLEMVGARDKNISQNSESTSQYFPQWIYEHLDEYCLSASEINGGTSEIVRKMIVVGRCIQLSPTDRPTMTRVVEMLEGSTTNIELPPTVLLS; encoded by the exons ATGATGCTGCCCGGGCATGCCTTGTGCCGCGCTGAACAAG GACTGTTTGAAGATGCTCCAAGGAAACTTTTATTTAATTTCTTGGTCGTTATATTGGCTCTGGAATTTATCAATAAGGCTGATTTGATTGCCAAAACATCGGCTCTAAAGGCTGACACTCACACTCCTATTATGTCTGCTTCACAAGAATGGAGTTCAGTTCGGCCCATGGTATCCCAAACCAAAGTTGTCACAAGTATTGCAATGAGTCAGCATAGACAAAAGAAGCCATATTCATCACCATCAGCTCTATCATCTGTGCACTCTCCTATCTCTGCGCCGAGCTATAGCTCCATCTCGGGTGCTTCTGAACTCTCTTTTGATTCACTGGACCTGTTCGATCCTTCGATGCAGCACAACAGGCGCTCAGCAGAAGAGGTTCCTGCTCATGTGGATGCTGACCTCCCTGATGCAGCTTCGAATACTAGTACAGCTCCTTCTGGAGTGGTGCAGCCCCCACTATCTCCATACGATG GCTGTTGTGCTCCGAACATGGTACAGAGACGAGGTAGCGAGAACTGCCATTGTGTTTACCCGGTAAGAGTTGTGCTCTTTCTTCACAATGTTTCCTTGAATTCAAATTGGAGCAACGAATTTCTTGAGGAGCTTGCGTCACATCTCAACTTGCGGGTTACTCAGTTTGAGATTGTAAATTTCTATGTTGTTGGAACTTCTGGGCTAAATATGACAATGGACATAGCTCCCCACACTGGAAATAGCTTCTCATCCGAACAAGTTACTGCGATGAATTATTCTCTTAGCCTGCATACAATTCGGATCAATCCAGTACTGATTGGGGACTACAATCTTCTTGATCTAGTGTGGTTCAGGCCATTGGCTCCAGCTCCTG ATGCAATAGCAGGCAGCTCGAGCGTACTTATGCTTCTTTTTGCATTTTGGTTGGGCTACAGGAAGTACGGATCCAAAAGGAAATCAAAGGAGAGAGCAAAGATTGAGTCCATCCTACAAAAGAATGGAACTGTCCATTTGAAACGGTACACTTATGCCCAAGTGAAAAGAATAACGAGATCTTTTGCTGAAAAGCTAGGTCAAGGTGGATTTGGTGCTGTTTACAGAGGCGACCTCTTTGATGGTCGTCAGATAGCAGTCAAAATACTCAAGGACTACAAGACTGATGGGGAGGATTTCATCAATGAGGTAGCTAGCATTAGTAGAACTTCTCACGTTAACGTTCTTAATCTCTTAGGATTTTGCTTGGAAGGATCTAAAAGGGCATTAATTTATGACTATATGCCTAATGGTTCACTTGAAAAGTATGCCTTCAAGGATGGCTCTAAAGGTGGAAATACTTTAGGTTGGGAAAAATTATTTGATATAGCAGTGGGCATTGCTCGAGGACTTGAATATCTCCACAGAGGATGCAATACCCGCATGGTGCATTTTGATATCAAGCCCCACAACATTCTATTGGATCAAAATTTCTGTCCAAAGATTTCTGATTTTGGACTAGCCAAGCAGTGCCTCAATAAAGAAAGTGTTATTTCCATTGGTGGTGCAAGAGGAACAATAGGCTATATAGCCCCCGAGATTTATTCGAAGCAATTTGGAACAGTAAGTACTAAGTCTGATGGTTACAGTTATGGAATGATGGTTCTTGAGATGGTTGGGGCAAGGGACAAGAATATCAGCCAAAATAGTGAATCTACCAGCCAATATTTCCCACAATGGATTTATGAACATTTAGATGAATATTGTCTTAGTGCTTCCGAGATAAATGGAGGGACCTCAGAGATTGTAAGGAAGATGATAGTGGTAGGGAGGTGCATACAGTTGAGTCCTACAGATCGTCCAACAATGACTAGAGTTGTCGAGATGCTTGAAGGGAGCACAACTAACATCGAATTGCCACCAACGGTGCTCTTGAGTTGA